One window of Mangrovibacterium diazotrophicum genomic DNA carries:
- the menB gene encoding 1,4-dihydroxy-2-naphthoyl-CoA synthase, whose protein sequence is MSTKRQWETIKEYEDIFFDYYDGIGKITINREQVRNAFRPTTVNNISDALHICREDNNINVIVLTGAGDKAFCSGGDQNVKGTGGYIDENGIPRLNILEVQKQIRSMPKPVIAMVNGYAIGGGHVLHVVCDISIASENAIFGQTGPKVGSFDAGLGSSYLASVVGQKKAREIWFMCRQYNAAEALEMGLVNKVVPLDQLEDEVVAWAQKMQEHSPLALRMLKLGMNADLDGQIGIQEFAGNATLLYYLTEEAQEGKHAFLEKRKPDFKKYPKFP, encoded by the coding sequence ATGAGTACTAAAAGACAATGGGAAACCATTAAAGAATACGAAGATATTTTCTTCGACTATTACGATGGGATTGGCAAAATCACCATCAACCGCGAACAGGTGCGCAACGCTTTCCGCCCAACAACGGTGAACAACATCAGCGATGCACTGCACATTTGCCGCGAGGATAACAACATCAATGTGATTGTGCTGACCGGTGCCGGCGACAAAGCATTCTGTTCGGGTGGCGACCAAAACGTGAAAGGCACGGGCGGTTACATCGACGAGAACGGTATTCCCCGTCTGAACATCCTGGAAGTGCAGAAACAAATCCGCAGCATGCCGAAACCGGTGATTGCAATGGTGAACGGCTATGCCATTGGCGGTGGACACGTGTTGCACGTGGTTTGCGATATCAGTATCGCCAGCGAGAACGCCATCTTCGGACAAACCGGACCGAAAGTAGGTAGCTTCGACGCCGGATTGGGATCATCATACCTGGCCAGCGTTGTGGGACAAAAGAAAGCCCGCGAAATCTGGTTCATGTGCCGACAATATAACGCTGCCGAAGCACTGGAAATGGGCTTGGTAAACAAAGTTGTTCCATTGGATCAGCTGGAAGACGAAGTGGTTGCCTGGGCACAAAAAATGCAGGAACACAGTCCGCTGGCTCTGCGTATGCTGAAACTCGGCATGAACGCTGACCTCGATGGTCAAATCGGAATCCAAGAGTTTGCGGGAAATGCTACCCTGCTGTACTACCTGACCGAAGAAGCACAGGAAGGAAAGCACGCATTCCTGGAAAAACGCAAACCCGACTTCAAAAAATATCCGAAGTTTCCTTAA